Proteins co-encoded in one Natronorubrum daqingense genomic window:
- a CDS encoding (R)-citramalate synthase yields the protein MTHSAADTISPDRTVRLLDTTLRDGEQAPGVSLSPDEKVDIARGLERAGVSVIEAGSACTGAGERQAISRVTDLDLDARVTSFCRGIEADIDLALECDVDGVHLVVPASDRHVEGKVGTSREDNLATTAELVGYASDHDLWVEVIGEDGSRADLEYLEELMSTSLEAGADRVCFADTVGHTGPERTAEAVSRLAELGPVSAHTHDDLGLGVANALSAVSAGADLVHCTVNGLGERAGNVSLEEVAIALSHVYDVETLELEELYDVAQNVSRATGVQLPPNKAVIGENAFTHESGIHTDGTLKDDKMYEPYAPETVGRERRLALGKHTGRAGVKATLEEHGVEADDDSIAEIATRVTELGDRGRRVTDADLLAIAEDVTGDDRERVVELLDLSATSGGAVPTASIRLAVDGEERVASGTGSGPVDAAVSAVREALGSMADAELESYHVNAVTGGTDAVVTVEVTMVRNDRSVTVARSEADITRASVEAMVDSLDRLLAADTKPLTPADD from the coding sequence GTGACTCACTCCGCTGCAGATACGATTTCCCCAGACCGCACAGTCCGTCTGCTCGACACGACACTTCGCGACGGCGAGCAAGCGCCGGGCGTCTCGCTCTCGCCCGACGAAAAAGTCGACATCGCTCGCGGCCTCGAGCGCGCCGGCGTCTCCGTCATCGAAGCCGGAAGCGCCTGTACCGGTGCGGGTGAGCGACAGGCGATCTCCCGCGTGACCGACCTCGATCTCGACGCCCGCGTCACCAGCTTCTGTCGCGGCATCGAAGCCGACATCGACCTCGCACTCGAGTGTGACGTCGACGGCGTCCACCTCGTCGTCCCCGCGAGCGATCGCCACGTCGAAGGCAAGGTCGGCACCTCCCGCGAGGACAACCTCGCGACGACCGCCGAACTCGTCGGGTACGCATCCGATCACGACCTCTGGGTCGAAGTTATCGGCGAGGACGGCTCTCGAGCCGACCTCGAATACCTCGAGGAACTTATGTCGACTTCCCTCGAGGCCGGAGCCGACCGAGTCTGTTTCGCGGATACCGTCGGCCACACCGGCCCCGAACGCACCGCCGAGGCCGTCTCGCGACTCGCCGAACTCGGCCCCGTCAGTGCCCACACGCACGACGACCTCGGGTTGGGCGTCGCGAACGCGCTCTCGGCCGTCTCCGCCGGTGCCGACCTCGTCCACTGTACGGTCAACGGCCTCGGCGAACGCGCCGGAAACGTCTCGCTCGAGGAGGTCGCGATCGCCCTCTCGCACGTCTACGACGTCGAGACGCTCGAACTCGAGGAACTGTACGACGTGGCACAGAACGTCTCACGAGCGACGGGCGTCCAACTCCCGCCGAACAAAGCCGTCATCGGCGAGAACGCGTTCACCCACGAGAGCGGCATCCACACCGACGGGACGCTCAAGGACGACAAGATGTACGAGCCCTACGCCCCCGAGACGGTTGGGCGGGAACGACGCCTCGCACTCGGAAAACACACCGGGCGCGCGGGCGTCAAGGCCACGCTCGAGGAACACGGCGTCGAGGCCGACGACGATTCGATCGCCGAAATCGCGACGCGGGTTACGGAACTGGGCGACCGCGGCCGTCGGGTCACGGACGCCGACTTGCTCGCCATCGCCGAAGACGTGACCGGGGACGACCGCGAACGCGTCGTCGAACTGCTGGATCTCTCCGCGACCAGTGGCGGCGCGGTTCCGACCGCGAGCATCCGACTCGCCGTCGACGGCGAGGAACGCGTCGCCAGCGGTACCGGTTCCGGACCCGTCGACGCCGCCGTCTCCGCCGTCCGCGAGGCGCTCGGTTCGATGGCCGACGCGGAACTCGAGTCCTACCACGTCAACGCCGTGACGGGCGGCACGGACGCCGTCGTCACCGTCGAAGTCACGATGGTCCGTAACGATCGCTCGGTCACGGTCGCCCGCAGCGAAGCCGACATCACCCGCGCCAGCGTCGAGGCGATGGTCGACTCACTCGACCGGTTGCTCGCCGCTGACACCAAACCACTCACACCAGCCGACGACTAA
- a CDS encoding type II toxin-antitoxin system VapC family toxin: MTDSLPTEVTVLTDVNVLAIALTDDHPAHDDVYPWVQNAIDGPNVLLVFDYYPLRAQYLMTSNFGVDAVAARNAIQSLVRSPARIVSATETTLLEAYEISAEKNHDVYDSFIVALARAYDADYLITTDGDFDDLCDDEDVKYVNPIPTETREKLTLIDG, encoded by the coding sequence ATGACTGATTCTCTCCCTACTGAAGTGACAGTTCTCACTGACGTGAACGTACTAGCAATCGCGCTCACCGATGATCATCCTGCACATGACGATGTGTATCCGTGGGTCCAAAACGCAATTGATGGGCCAAACGTCTTGCTCGTGTTTGATTATTATCCGTTGCGAGCGCAGTATCTGATGACGAGCAATTTTGGAGTAGACGCAGTTGCTGCTCGAAATGCTATCCAATCACTTGTTCGTAGCCCTGCACGAATCGTCAGTGCCACCGAGACAACGCTGCTTGAGGCGTACGAGATCAGCGCTGAGAAAAACCACGACGTGTACGATTCGTTCATCGTTGCGCTTGCACGAGCATATGACGCCGATTACTTGATTACAACTGACGGCGATTTCGACGATCTTTGTGACGACGAAGATGTGAAATACGTCAATCCAATCCCAACTGAGACACGTGAGAAATTAACCCTAATTGATGGATAG
- a CDS encoding AbrB/MazE/SpoVT family DNA-binding domain-containing protein has protein sequence MGKSAFEANNGEELTLTVDDRGRVTLPKEVRDRLGIESNDEIPATLVGSVLEVNPKPSSKLETATAGQKNWENTTPTDAGETLFGPMDQ, from the coding sequence ATGGGAAAGTCCGCATTTGAAGCGAACAATGGAGAAGAACTCACACTCACAGTGGACGATAGAGGGCGGGTAACACTCCCAAAAGAGGTTCGGGACCGATTAGGAATCGAATCAAACGATGAGATTCCTGCAACCCTCGTCGGGTCGGTCCTTGAAGTCAACCCCAAACCAAGCTCGAAATTGGAGACAGCAACAGCCGGTCAGAAGAACTGGGAGAACACGACACCAACTGATGCCGGAGAAACCCTCTTCGGGCCGATGGACCAGTGA
- a CDS encoding 4Fe-4S ferredoxin N-terminal domain-containing protein encodes MSSDEERSDEEPFHPLGESWQTSLEEALEETEYDAELGMEMAEDAMRVTEGTLSEEAFYDRYHEDVLEEFGEDNRPIADGTESTAEGHVDRALAQVGVGEESRRGVLKKMGGAGAVGMSAWGASNSDGNAESAFAQDDEQEADEPDESDEEGVQWGMALDLEHCDGCLACVTACAEEHNWEQGANWMYVLYFEDDTPGEANNAMIRPCQHCTDAPCEKVCPTTARHTREEDGLVLTDYDVCIGCRYCQVACPYGVNYFQWEDPDVPEGELDEDHIYDGRDRPVDSRGPRGVMEKCTFCPTRQDGSKDEDMIGSTACEEACPPEVIQFGNMNDPSSDPQRYIENTAKSRTLARISGELPPPDEIEEQLEDEDIEDEDDQLEAVTDAVEELDEELLGLALAIDVLGEDGHPEIEADSTLASQEEDVIELVEVLDDQGLDTEDEDLLVELELADEPDEDEEFDGASDAMAQDRLEAYTGDAPSTFKLLDDIGTDPNIVYLGNEPGPNAEQVEGPVAYDDIGQTDNRKDVLDEGTVGVDGPSI; translated from the coding sequence ATGAGTTCGGACGAGGAGCGCTCGGACGAAGAGCCGTTTCATCCACTCGGCGAGTCGTGGCAAACGAGCCTCGAGGAGGCGCTCGAGGAGACCGAGTACGACGCGGAGTTGGGGATGGAGATGGCGGAAGACGCCATGCGCGTCACGGAGGGGACGCTCTCCGAGGAGGCGTTTTACGACCGGTATCACGAGGACGTTCTCGAGGAGTTCGGCGAGGATAATCGGCCCATAGCCGACGGCACGGAGTCGACGGCGGAGGGTCACGTCGACCGCGCTCTCGCCCAGGTCGGCGTCGGTGAAGAATCACGTCGCGGCGTCCTGAAGAAGATGGGCGGCGCTGGCGCGGTCGGCATGAGCGCGTGGGGGGCATCGAACAGCGACGGAAACGCGGAGTCGGCGTTCGCACAGGACGACGAGCAAGAAGCCGACGAACCGGACGAGTCCGACGAGGAGGGCGTGCAGTGGGGGATGGCACTGGATCTCGAGCACTGCGACGGCTGTCTCGCGTGCGTCACCGCCTGCGCGGAAGAACACAACTGGGAGCAGGGCGCGAACTGGATGTACGTCCTCTACTTCGAGGACGACACGCCGGGAGAGGCGAACAACGCGATGATTCGCCCGTGTCAACACTGTACCGACGCTCCCTGTGAGAAGGTCTGTCCGACGACGGCCAGACACACCCGCGAGGAAGACGGCCTCGTCCTGACGGACTACGATGTTTGTATCGGCTGTCGATATTGTCAGGTCGCCTGCCCCTACGGCGTTAACTACTTCCAGTGGGAGGACCCGGACGTCCCCGAGGGCGAACTGGACGAAGATCACATCTACGACGGCCGAGACCGACCGGTCGACAGTCGCGGCCCCAGAGGCGTCATGGAGAAGTGTACGTTCTGCCCGACTCGACAGGACGGCTCGAAAGACGAGGACATGATCGGGTCGACCGCCTGCGAGGAGGCTTGCCCGCCGGAAGTGATCCAGTTCGGAAACATGAACGACCCGAGCAGCGACCCACAGCGATACATCGAAAACACGGCGAAGAGTCGCACGCTGGCACGGATTTCCGGCGAGTTGCCACCTCCCGACGAGATCGAAGAACAACTCGAGGACGAGGATATCGAAGACGAGGACGACCAACTCGAGGCCGTCACCGACGCCGTCGAGGAACTCGACGAAGAACTGCTCGGACTCGCGCTCGCAATCGACGTTCTCGGCGAGGACGGCCACCCCGAAATCGAAGCGGACAGTACGTTAGCCAGCCAAGAAGAAGACGTGATCGAACTGGTCGAGGTCCTCGACGACCAGGGCCTCGATACCGAGGACGAAGACCTGCTCGTCGAACTCGAACTGGCGGACGAACCTGACGAAGACGAAGAGTTCGACGGAGCGAGCGACGCGATGGCGCAGGATCGACTCGAGGCGTACACCGGTGACGCGCCCTCGACGTTCAAACTCCTCGACGATATCGGCACGGACCCGAACATCGTCTACCTCGGTAACGAACCCGGGCCGAATGCAGAACAGGTCGAAGGACCCGTCGCGTACGACGATATCGGTCAGACCGACAATCGAAAGGACGTCCTCGACGAGGGAACCGTCGGCGTCGACGGCCCGTCTATCTGA
- the pstB gene encoding phosphate ABC transporter ATP-binding protein PstB: protein MTANGPQTVTTSESSDSTADAAMADNAPLGSPRVDDAVIESRNLDVFYGDDQALHGIDMDIPERGVTALIGPSGCGKSTFLRSINRMNDLIDVARVEGDLHFHGKNVYDEDVDPVALRRKIGMVFQKPNPFPKSIFDNVAYGLRVQGKDDGDVEAKVQTALERAALFEEVEDQLDSSGLDLSGGQQQRLCIARAIAPDPEVILMDEPASALDPVATSKIEDLVEELAEEYTVVIVTHNMQQAARISDKTAVFLTGGNLVEFDDTNKIFNNPESDRVEDYITGKFG from the coding sequence ATGACCGCGAACGGACCTCAAACCGTCACGACATCGGAATCCAGCGATTCCACTGCTGACGCCGCGATGGCCGACAACGCGCCACTTGGCTCCCCGCGGGTCGACGATGCCGTCATCGAATCGCGCAATCTCGACGTCTTCTACGGTGACGATCAGGCCCTTCACGGAATTGATATGGACATTCCTGAACGCGGAGTCACGGCGCTCATCGGGCCCTCCGGCTGTGGGAAATCGACGTTCCTGCGCTCGATCAACCGAATGAACGACCTGATCGACGTCGCGCGCGTCGAGGGCGACCTCCATTTCCACGGGAAGAACGTTTACGACGAGGACGTCGACCCCGTCGCCCTCCGTCGGAAAATCGGCATGGTCTTCCAGAAACCGAATCCGTTCCCGAAGAGTATCTTCGACAACGTGGCCTACGGTCTCCGCGTGCAGGGGAAAGACGACGGCGACGTCGAGGCAAAAGTGCAGACGGCACTCGAGCGGGCGGCGCTCTTCGAAGAAGTCGAAGACCAACTCGACTCGAGCGGGCTCGATCTCTCTGGGGGCCAACAACAGCGACTCTGTATCGCTCGCGCGATCGCTCCGGACCCCGAGGTCATCTTGATGGACGAGCCAGCGTCGGCGCTGGATCCCGTCGCGACCTCGAAAATCGAGGACTTGGTCGAGGAGTTAGCCGAGGAGTACACCGTCGTTATCGTCACGCACAACATGCAACAGGCGGCGCGTATCTCCGATAAGACGGCCGTCTTCCTGACGGGCGGGAATCTCGTGGAGTTCGACGACACGAACAAGATTTTCAATAATCCCGAAAGCGACCGGGTCGAAGATTACATCACCGGGAAGTTCGGGTAA
- the pstA gene encoding phosphate ABC transporter permease PstA: MSTPTHSDGLDVDDSSIRRMRLYGRIFLACCILATLVGIVALVALVLDVVNEAWGWLTLEFLTHPPSYLAENYDPSNYGDLPTGPGGIYPALVGSVYLIAMTAVFTLILGVGAAIYLEEYARETFLTRFIEANIANLAGVPSIVYGLLGLAVFVRAMGAGSSLLAGALTLTLLILPIVIVQTQESLRAVPDSMRQASYGTGATKWQTVRNVVLPEAIPGIMTGIILSLSRAIGETAPIIMVGAATSMFAPPDITEPTGSFAAMPMQIFTWAKEPEGDFQHIAAAGIIVLLAVLLLMNAVAIYIRNKYDRR; encoded by the coding sequence ATGAGTACCCCCACCCACTCGGACGGACTCGACGTCGACGACTCCTCGATCCGTCGGATGCGGCTGTACGGACGCATCTTCCTCGCCTGTTGTATCCTGGCGACGCTCGTCGGAATCGTCGCCCTCGTCGCCCTCGTCCTCGACGTGGTCAACGAAGCCTGGGGCTGGCTCACGCTCGAGTTCCTGACCCACCCGCCGTCGTACCTCGCCGAGAACTACGACCCGTCGAACTACGGCGATCTCCCGACCGGTCCGGGTGGAATCTATCCGGCACTCGTCGGCTCGGTGTATCTCATCGCGATGACCGCCGTCTTCACGCTGATCCTCGGCGTCGGGGCCGCAATCTATCTCGAGGAGTACGCGAGGGAGACGTTCCTCACGCGCTTCATCGAGGCGAACATCGCGAACCTCGCCGGTGTCCCCTCGATCGTGTACGGTCTACTCGGACTGGCGGTCTTCGTCAGAGCGATGGGTGCTGGCTCGAGCCTCCTCGCCGGTGCACTCACGCTCACGCTGTTGATCTTACCGATCGTCATCGTCCAAACACAGGAATCGCTTCGTGCCGTCCCGGACTCGATGCGTCAGGCGTCGTATGGTACCGGCGCAACGAAGTGGCAGACGGTCAGAAACGTCGTGCTCCCGGAAGCGATTCCCGGCATCATGACGGGGATCATCCTCTCGCTCTCTCGAGCGATCGGTGAAACGGCCCCGATCATCATGGTCGGTGCGGCGACATCCATGTTCGCGCCGCCCGACATTACGGAGCCGACCGGCTCGTTCGCCGCGATGCCGATGCAGATCTTCACGTGGGCGAAAGAGCCCGAAGGGGACTTCCAACACATCGCCGCAGCCGGCATCATCGTCCTGCTGGCGGTATTGTTGCTCATGAACGCGGTCGCGATCTACATTCGGAACAAGTACGACCGTCGGTGA
- the pstC gene encoding phosphate ABC transporter permease subunit PstC, translating to MSTEPVNLSREDNDVGSFIDRFAKWIFFSCALVTVLTTLAIILVLVDGAVDFFSEVSIVEYLTGTEWSPRDASNPSFGVLPLVWGTLVVTVGSAIIALPVGTLTAIYLSEYANERVRRLVKPTLEVLAGIPTIVYGFFALSFITPVIQYFNPDVGTFNVLSGAIVVGVMIIPMVSSISEDAMSSVPDSLRNAAYGLGATKFEVSTQVVLPASLSGILSAYILAISRAIGETMAVTLAVGMLPQISMSPFAEMQTMTAYMVEIGTGDASVGSIGYMSLFALGLTLFVMTFLMNVGSMWIRSRYREEYE from the coding sequence ATGAGTACCGAGCCGGTCAATCTCAGTCGGGAGGACAATGACGTCGGGTCGTTTATCGACAGATTCGCGAAGTGGATTTTCTTTTCGTGTGCGCTCGTCACCGTCTTGACGACGCTGGCGATCATCCTCGTGCTCGTCGATGGCGCGGTCGACTTCTTCTCGGAGGTCTCGATCGTCGAATACCTCACGGGAACGGAGTGGAGCCCTCGAGACGCGAGTAATCCGAGCTTCGGCGTCTTACCGCTCGTCTGGGGGACGCTCGTCGTTACCGTCGGTTCCGCAATCATCGCGCTTCCGGTCGGGACGCTGACGGCGATTTACCTCTCGGAGTACGCCAACGAGCGCGTTCGCCGTCTCGTCAAGCCGACGCTCGAGGTGCTGGCCGGGATTCCGACGATCGTCTACGGATTCTTCGCGCTCTCGTTTATCACGCCGGTGATTCAGTACTTCAATCCGGATGTCGGGACGTTCAACGTGCTTTCGGGTGCCATCGTCGTCGGCGTCATGATCATCCCGATGGTGTCTTCGATCTCCGAAGACGCGATGAGTTCGGTTCCGGACTCACTTCGGAACGCGGCCTACGGACTCGGTGCGACGAAGTTCGAAGTGTCGACGCAGGTCGTCTTACCGGCGTCGCTCTCGGGAATCCTCTCGGCGTACATTCTCGCGATTTCGCGGGCGATCGGTGAGACGATGGCGGTCACGCTCGCCGTCGGGATGTTGCCCCAGATCTCGATGAGTCCGTTCGCCGAGATGCAGACGATGACGGCCTACATGGTCGAAATCGGCACCGGTGACGCCTCAGTCGGATCAATCGGGTACATGAGTCTCTTTGCGCTCGGCTTGACGCTGTTCGTAATGACCTTCTTGATGAACGTCGGTAGCATGTGGATTCGCTCGCGCTACCGGGAGGAGTACGAATGA